One genomic window of Micropterus dolomieu isolate WLL.071019.BEF.003 ecotype Adirondacks linkage group LG06, ASM2129224v1, whole genome shotgun sequence includes the following:
- the pde1cb gene encoding calcium/calmodulin-dependent 3',5'-cyclic nucleotide phosphodiesterase 1C isoform X1: MGLMLRRNEEKPRFRSIVHAVQAGIFVERMYRRTSNMVGLSYPPSVISVLKNVDKWSFDVFALNEASGEHALKFIFYELLTRYDLISRFKIPISAVVSFVEALEVGYSKHKNPYHNLMHAADVTQTVHYLLLKTGMVHWLTELEIFAMIFAAAVHDYEHTGTTNNFHIQTRSDTAILYNDRSVLESHHVSAAYRLLQDDDEMNILYNLSKDDWRELRALVVEMVLATDMSCHFQQVKAMKNFLQQPEGIDKPKALSLLLHTADISHPAKSWDLHHRWTTSLLEEFFRQGDKEAELGLPFSPLCDRKSTMVAQSQIGFIDFIVVPTFTVLTDMMERIIKPLIDEASHSGFAGIRRSSLNSISSDEAKRYSVKSMGSDSSSSGQGSLPMVDLKNFKALWNEEVYQNRERWKAQAGKEAEERAKKEAEERAQQEEAMEPQDVHTESEQPEPKEDQLKGEAPESEEASRPPDGNTEDTEQEAQPGSATLKNPPLQNGELSEGAESPEGDENNKNKGVDEVEME, translated from the exons ATGGGCCTTATGCTGCGACGCAATGAAGAGAAACCTCGCTTTCGCAGCATCGTCCACGCCGTCCAGGCTGGTATATTTGTTGAGAG GATGTACCGACGCACCTCCAATATGGTGGGACTCAGCTACCCCCCTTCTGTCATATCTGTGCTTAAG AATGTTGACAAGTGGTCGTTTGACGTGTTCGCCTTAAATGAGGCCAGCGGGGAGCACGCACTTAAGTTCATATTCTACGAGTTACTCACAAGATACGACCTTATCAGCCGTTTCAAG ATCCCAATCTCTGCGGTGGTGTCATTCGTGGAGGCCCTAGAAGTCGGATACAGCAAACATAAAAACCCCTACCACAACCTGATGCACGCTGCTGATGTCACACAGACTGTCCACTACTTGCTACTTAAGACTGGCATGGTG CATTGGTTGACTGAGCTTGAGATCTTTGCCATGATCTTTGCGGCGGCTGTGCACGACTACGAGCACACGGGGACCACAAACAACTTCCACATTCAGACAAG GTCGGACACAGCTATCCTGTACAATGACCGCTCAGTGTTGGAGAGTCACCACGTCAGCGCAGCCTACCGCCTACTGCAGGATGACGACGAGATGAACATCCTATACAACCTCTCCAAGGATGACTGGAG AGAGCTGCGGGCTCTGGTGGTGGAGATGGTGCTGGCGACAGATATGTCTTGCCACTTTCAGCAGGTTAAGGCCATGAAGAACTTCCTACAACAACCTGAGGG CATTGACAAGCCCAAAGCCCTGTCCCTGCTGCTGCACACAGCAGACATCAGCCACCCTGCCAAAAGCTGGGACCTCCACCACCGCTGGACTACCTCCCTACTGGAGGAATTCTTCAGACAG GGGGACAAAGAAGCAGAGCTTGGCTTGCCGTTCTCTCCACTCTGCGACCGAAAGTCCACAATGGTGGCACAGTCCCAGATCG GGTTCATAGACTTCATCGTGGTGCCCACCTTCACTGTGCTGACGGACATGATGGAACGTATCATCAAGCCGCTCATCGACGAGGCCTCCCATTCAGGTTTTGCCGGCATTAGACGCTCAAG TCTGAACAGCATTAGCTCCGATGAGGCCAAAAGGTACAGTGTGAAGAGCATGGGGTCCGACAGCAGCTCGTCGGGGCAAGGCTCTCTGCCGATGGTGGACCTAAAGAACTTCAAGGCGTTGTGGAATGAAGAGGTTTATcaaaacagagagaggtggaaggCACAGGCCGGTAAAG AGGCTGAGGAGAGAGCTAAAAAGGAAGCTGAGGAGCGAGCCCAGCAGGAAGAGGCTATGGAGCCCCAGGACGTCCACACAGAATCAGAACAGCCTGAACCAAAGGAGGACCAATTGAAGGGGGAGGCACCCGAGTCAGAGGAGGCCAGCAGACCACCAGATGGTAACACAGAGGACACAGAGCAGGAAGCACAGCCTGGGAGCGCTACACTCAAGAATCCTCCACTGCAGAATG GAGAGCTGTCTGAAGGGGCTGAATCTCCAGAGGGTGacgaaaacaacaaaaacaaaggagtcGATG AGGTAGAGATGGAGTAA
- the pde1cb gene encoding calcium/calmodulin-dependent 3',5'-cyclic nucleotide phosphodiesterase 1C isoform X6: MYENSGLRCLVKQLERGEASLTDLKKNLEYAASVLESVYIEETRRLVDTEDELSDIQSESVPSEVRDWLASTFTRQMGLMLRRNEEKPRFRSIVHAVQAGIFVERMYRRTSNMVGLSYPPSVISVLKNVDKWSFDVFALNEASGEHALKFIFYELLTRYDLISRFKIPISAVVSFVEALEVGYSKHKNPYHNLMHAADVTQTVHYLLLKTGMVHWLTELEIFAMIFAAAVHDYEHTGTTNNFHIQTRSDTAILYNDRSVLESHHVSAAYRLLQDDDEMNILYNLSKDDWRELRALVVEMVLATDMSCHFQQVKAMKNFLQQPEGIDKPKALSLLLHTADISHPAKSWDLHHRWTTSLLEEFFRQGDKEAELGLPFSPLCDRKSTMVAQSQIGFIDFIVVPTFTVLTDMMERIIKPLIDEASHSGFAGIRRSSLNSISSDEAKRYSVKSMGSDSSSSGQGSLPMVDLKNFKALWNEEVYQNRERWKAQAGKEAEERAKKEAEERAQQEEAMEPQDVHTESEQPEPKEDQLKGEAPESEEASRPPDGNTEDTEQEAQPGSATLKNPPLQNGELSEGAESPEGDENNKNKGVDAEVEME, translated from the exons ATGTATGAAAACAGTGG ATTAAGATGTCTGGTGAAACAactggagagaggagaggcttCCCTCACTGACCTCAAGAAAAACCTTGAGTATGCCGCATCGGTGCTGGAATCCGTTTACATTGAGGAGACAAG GCGTTTGGTAGACACAGAGGATGAGCTCAGTGACATCCAGTCAGAGTCAGTGCCCTCAGAGGTGCGGGACTGGCTGGCCTCCACCTTCACCCGCCAGATGGGCCTTATGCTGCGACGCAATGAAGAGAAACCTCGCTTTCGCAGCATCGTCCACGCCGTCCAGGCTGGTATATTTGTTGAGAG GATGTACCGACGCACCTCCAATATGGTGGGACTCAGCTACCCCCCTTCTGTCATATCTGTGCTTAAG AATGTTGACAAGTGGTCGTTTGACGTGTTCGCCTTAAATGAGGCCAGCGGGGAGCACGCACTTAAGTTCATATTCTACGAGTTACTCACAAGATACGACCTTATCAGCCGTTTCAAG ATCCCAATCTCTGCGGTGGTGTCATTCGTGGAGGCCCTAGAAGTCGGATACAGCAAACATAAAAACCCCTACCACAACCTGATGCACGCTGCTGATGTCACACAGACTGTCCACTACTTGCTACTTAAGACTGGCATGGTG CATTGGTTGACTGAGCTTGAGATCTTTGCCATGATCTTTGCGGCGGCTGTGCACGACTACGAGCACACGGGGACCACAAACAACTTCCACATTCAGACAAG GTCGGACACAGCTATCCTGTACAATGACCGCTCAGTGTTGGAGAGTCACCACGTCAGCGCAGCCTACCGCCTACTGCAGGATGACGACGAGATGAACATCCTATACAACCTCTCCAAGGATGACTGGAG AGAGCTGCGGGCTCTGGTGGTGGAGATGGTGCTGGCGACAGATATGTCTTGCCACTTTCAGCAGGTTAAGGCCATGAAGAACTTCCTACAACAACCTGAGGG CATTGACAAGCCCAAAGCCCTGTCCCTGCTGCTGCACACAGCAGACATCAGCCACCCTGCCAAAAGCTGGGACCTCCACCACCGCTGGACTACCTCCCTACTGGAGGAATTCTTCAGACAG GGGGACAAAGAAGCAGAGCTTGGCTTGCCGTTCTCTCCACTCTGCGACCGAAAGTCCACAATGGTGGCACAGTCCCAGATCG GGTTCATAGACTTCATCGTGGTGCCCACCTTCACTGTGCTGACGGACATGATGGAACGTATCATCAAGCCGCTCATCGACGAGGCCTCCCATTCAGGTTTTGCCGGCATTAGACGCTCAAG TCTGAACAGCATTAGCTCCGATGAGGCCAAAAGGTACAGTGTGAAGAGCATGGGGTCCGACAGCAGCTCGTCGGGGCAAGGCTCTCTGCCGATGGTGGACCTAAAGAACTTCAAGGCGTTGTGGAATGAAGAGGTTTATcaaaacagagagaggtggaaggCACAGGCCGGTAAAG AGGCTGAGGAGAGAGCTAAAAAGGAAGCTGAGGAGCGAGCCCAGCAGGAAGAGGCTATGGAGCCCCAGGACGTCCACACAGAATCAGAACAGCCTGAACCAAAGGAGGACCAATTGAAGGGGGAGGCACCCGAGTCAGAGGAGGCCAGCAGACCACCAGATGGTAACACAGAGGACACAGAGCAGGAAGCACAGCCTGGGAGCGCTACACTCAAGAATCCTCCACTGCAGAATG GAGAGCTGTCTGAAGGGGCTGAATCTCCAGAGGGTGacgaaaacaacaaaaacaaaggagtcGATG CAGAGGTAGAGATGGAGTAA
- the pde1cb gene encoding calcium/calmodulin-dependent 3',5'-cyclic nucleotide phosphodiesterase 1C isoform X4 — protein sequence MESPTKEIEEFESTALKYLQPEQIEKIWLRLRGLRKYKKTSQRLRCLVKQLERGEASLTDLKKNLEYAASVLESVYIEETRRLVDTEDELSDIQSESVPSEVRDWLASTFTRQMGLMLRRNEEKPRFRSIVHAVQAGIFVERMYRRTSNMVGLSYPPSVISVLKNVDKWSFDVFALNEASGEHALKFIFYELLTRYDLISRFKIPISAVVSFVEALEVGYSKHKNPYHNLMHAADVTQTVHYLLLKTGMVHWLTELEIFAMIFAAAVHDYEHTGTTNNFHIQTRSDTAILYNDRSVLESHHVSAAYRLLQDDDEMNILYNLSKDDWRELRALVVEMVLATDMSCHFQQVKAMKNFLQQPEGIDKPKALSLLLHTADISHPAKSWDLHHRWTTSLLEEFFRQGDKEAELGLPFSPLCDRKSTMVAQSQIGFIDFIVVPTFTVLTDMMERIIKPLIDEASHSGFAGIRRSSLNSISSDEAKRYSVKSMGSDSSSSGQGSLPMVDLKNFKALWNEEVYQNRERWKAQAGKEAEERAKKEAEERAQQEEAMEPQDVHTESEQPEPKEDQLKGEAPESEEASRPPDGNTEDTEQEAQPGSATLKNPPLQNGELSEGAESPEGDENNKNKGVDAEVEME from the exons ATTAAGATGTCTGGTGAAACAactggagagaggagaggcttCCCTCACTGACCTCAAGAAAAACCTTGAGTATGCCGCATCGGTGCTGGAATCCGTTTACATTGAGGAGACAAG GCGTTTGGTAGACACAGAGGATGAGCTCAGTGACATCCAGTCAGAGTCAGTGCCCTCAGAGGTGCGGGACTGGCTGGCCTCCACCTTCACCCGCCAGATGGGCCTTATGCTGCGACGCAATGAAGAGAAACCTCGCTTTCGCAGCATCGTCCACGCCGTCCAGGCTGGTATATTTGTTGAGAG GATGTACCGACGCACCTCCAATATGGTGGGACTCAGCTACCCCCCTTCTGTCATATCTGTGCTTAAG AATGTTGACAAGTGGTCGTTTGACGTGTTCGCCTTAAATGAGGCCAGCGGGGAGCACGCACTTAAGTTCATATTCTACGAGTTACTCACAAGATACGACCTTATCAGCCGTTTCAAG ATCCCAATCTCTGCGGTGGTGTCATTCGTGGAGGCCCTAGAAGTCGGATACAGCAAACATAAAAACCCCTACCACAACCTGATGCACGCTGCTGATGTCACACAGACTGTCCACTACTTGCTACTTAAGACTGGCATGGTG CATTGGTTGACTGAGCTTGAGATCTTTGCCATGATCTTTGCGGCGGCTGTGCACGACTACGAGCACACGGGGACCACAAACAACTTCCACATTCAGACAAG GTCGGACACAGCTATCCTGTACAATGACCGCTCAGTGTTGGAGAGTCACCACGTCAGCGCAGCCTACCGCCTACTGCAGGATGACGACGAGATGAACATCCTATACAACCTCTCCAAGGATGACTGGAG AGAGCTGCGGGCTCTGGTGGTGGAGATGGTGCTGGCGACAGATATGTCTTGCCACTTTCAGCAGGTTAAGGCCATGAAGAACTTCCTACAACAACCTGAGGG CATTGACAAGCCCAAAGCCCTGTCCCTGCTGCTGCACACAGCAGACATCAGCCACCCTGCCAAAAGCTGGGACCTCCACCACCGCTGGACTACCTCCCTACTGGAGGAATTCTTCAGACAG GGGGACAAAGAAGCAGAGCTTGGCTTGCCGTTCTCTCCACTCTGCGACCGAAAGTCCACAATGGTGGCACAGTCCCAGATCG GGTTCATAGACTTCATCGTGGTGCCCACCTTCACTGTGCTGACGGACATGATGGAACGTATCATCAAGCCGCTCATCGACGAGGCCTCCCATTCAGGTTTTGCCGGCATTAGACGCTCAAG TCTGAACAGCATTAGCTCCGATGAGGCCAAAAGGTACAGTGTGAAGAGCATGGGGTCCGACAGCAGCTCGTCGGGGCAAGGCTCTCTGCCGATGGTGGACCTAAAGAACTTCAAGGCGTTGTGGAATGAAGAGGTTTATcaaaacagagagaggtggaaggCACAGGCCGGTAAAG AGGCTGAGGAGAGAGCTAAAAAGGAAGCTGAGGAGCGAGCCCAGCAGGAAGAGGCTATGGAGCCCCAGGACGTCCACACAGAATCAGAACAGCCTGAACCAAAGGAGGACCAATTGAAGGGGGAGGCACCCGAGTCAGAGGAGGCCAGCAGACCACCAGATGGTAACACAGAGGACACAGAGCAGGAAGCACAGCCTGGGAGCGCTACACTCAAGAATCCTCCACTGCAGAATG GAGAGCTGTCTGAAGGGGCTGAATCTCCAGAGGGTGacgaaaacaacaaaaacaaaggagtcGATG CAGAGGTAGAGATGGAGTAA
- the pde1cb gene encoding calcium/calmodulin-dependent 3',5'-cyclic nucleotide phosphodiesterase 1C isoform X5, protein MESPTKEIEEFESTALKYLQPEQIEKIWLRLRGLLRCLVKQLERGEASLTDLKKNLEYAASVLESVYIEETRRLVDTEDELSDIQSESVPSEVRDWLASTFTRQMGLMLRRNEEKPRFRSIVHAVQAGIFVERMYRRTSNMVGLSYPPSVISVLKNVDKWSFDVFALNEASGEHALKFIFYELLTRYDLISRFKIPISAVVSFVEALEVGYSKHKNPYHNLMHAADVTQTVHYLLLKTGMVHWLTELEIFAMIFAAAVHDYEHTGTTNNFHIQTRSDTAILYNDRSVLESHHVSAAYRLLQDDDEMNILYNLSKDDWRELRALVVEMVLATDMSCHFQQVKAMKNFLQQPEGIDKPKALSLLLHTADISHPAKSWDLHHRWTTSLLEEFFRQGDKEAELGLPFSPLCDRKSTMVAQSQIGFIDFIVVPTFTVLTDMMERIIKPLIDEASHSGFAGIRRSSLNSISSDEAKRYSVKSMGSDSSSSGQGSLPMVDLKNFKALWNEEVYQNRERWKAQAGKEAEERAKKEAEERAQQEEAMEPQDVHTESEQPEPKEDQLKGEAPESEEASRPPDGNTEDTEQEAQPGSATLKNPPLQNGELSEGAESPEGDENNKNKGVDAEVEME, encoded by the exons ATTAAGATGTCTGGTGAAACAactggagagaggagaggcttCCCTCACTGACCTCAAGAAAAACCTTGAGTATGCCGCATCGGTGCTGGAATCCGTTTACATTGAGGAGACAAG GCGTTTGGTAGACACAGAGGATGAGCTCAGTGACATCCAGTCAGAGTCAGTGCCCTCAGAGGTGCGGGACTGGCTGGCCTCCACCTTCACCCGCCAGATGGGCCTTATGCTGCGACGCAATGAAGAGAAACCTCGCTTTCGCAGCATCGTCCACGCCGTCCAGGCTGGTATATTTGTTGAGAG GATGTACCGACGCACCTCCAATATGGTGGGACTCAGCTACCCCCCTTCTGTCATATCTGTGCTTAAG AATGTTGACAAGTGGTCGTTTGACGTGTTCGCCTTAAATGAGGCCAGCGGGGAGCACGCACTTAAGTTCATATTCTACGAGTTACTCACAAGATACGACCTTATCAGCCGTTTCAAG ATCCCAATCTCTGCGGTGGTGTCATTCGTGGAGGCCCTAGAAGTCGGATACAGCAAACATAAAAACCCCTACCACAACCTGATGCACGCTGCTGATGTCACACAGACTGTCCACTACTTGCTACTTAAGACTGGCATGGTG CATTGGTTGACTGAGCTTGAGATCTTTGCCATGATCTTTGCGGCGGCTGTGCACGACTACGAGCACACGGGGACCACAAACAACTTCCACATTCAGACAAG GTCGGACACAGCTATCCTGTACAATGACCGCTCAGTGTTGGAGAGTCACCACGTCAGCGCAGCCTACCGCCTACTGCAGGATGACGACGAGATGAACATCCTATACAACCTCTCCAAGGATGACTGGAG AGAGCTGCGGGCTCTGGTGGTGGAGATGGTGCTGGCGACAGATATGTCTTGCCACTTTCAGCAGGTTAAGGCCATGAAGAACTTCCTACAACAACCTGAGGG CATTGACAAGCCCAAAGCCCTGTCCCTGCTGCTGCACACAGCAGACATCAGCCACCCTGCCAAAAGCTGGGACCTCCACCACCGCTGGACTACCTCCCTACTGGAGGAATTCTTCAGACAG GGGGACAAAGAAGCAGAGCTTGGCTTGCCGTTCTCTCCACTCTGCGACCGAAAGTCCACAATGGTGGCACAGTCCCAGATCG GGTTCATAGACTTCATCGTGGTGCCCACCTTCACTGTGCTGACGGACATGATGGAACGTATCATCAAGCCGCTCATCGACGAGGCCTCCCATTCAGGTTTTGCCGGCATTAGACGCTCAAG TCTGAACAGCATTAGCTCCGATGAGGCCAAAAGGTACAGTGTGAAGAGCATGGGGTCCGACAGCAGCTCGTCGGGGCAAGGCTCTCTGCCGATGGTGGACCTAAAGAACTTCAAGGCGTTGTGGAATGAAGAGGTTTATcaaaacagagagaggtggaaggCACAGGCCGGTAAAG AGGCTGAGGAGAGAGCTAAAAAGGAAGCTGAGGAGCGAGCCCAGCAGGAAGAGGCTATGGAGCCCCAGGACGTCCACACAGAATCAGAACAGCCTGAACCAAAGGAGGACCAATTGAAGGGGGAGGCACCCGAGTCAGAGGAGGCCAGCAGACCACCAGATGGTAACACAGAGGACACAGAGCAGGAAGCACAGCCTGGGAGCGCTACACTCAAGAATCCTCCACTGCAGAATG GAGAGCTGTCTGAAGGGGCTGAATCTCCAGAGGGTGacgaaaacaacaaaaacaaaggagtcGATG CAGAGGTAGAGATGGAGTAA
- the pde1cb gene encoding calcium/calmodulin-dependent 3',5'-cyclic nucleotide phosphodiesterase 1C isoform X7, giving the protein MGLMLRRNEEKPRFRSIVHAVQAGIFVERMYRRTSNMVGLSYPPSVISVLKNVDKWSFDVFALNEASGEHALKFIFYELLTRYDLISRFKIPISAVVSFVEALEVGYSKHKNPYHNLMHAADVTQTVHYLLLKTGMVHWLTELEIFAMIFAAAVHDYEHTGTTNNFHIQTRSDTAILYNDRSVLESHHVSAAYRLLQDDDEMNILYNLSKDDWRELRALVVEMVLATDMSCHFQQVKAMKNFLQQPEGIDKPKALSLLLHTADISHPAKSWDLHHRWTTSLLEEFFRQGDKEAELGLPFSPLCDRKSTMVAQSQIGFIDFIVVPTFTVLTDMMERIIKPLIDEASHSGFAGIRRSSLNSISSDEAKRYSVKSMGSDSSSSGQGSLPMVDLKNFKALWNEEVYQNRERWKAQAGKEAEERAKKEAEERAQQEEAMEPQDVHTESEQPEPKEDQLKGEAPESEEASRPPDGNTEDTEQEAQPGSATLKNPPLQNGELSEGAESPEGDENNKNKGVDAEVEME; this is encoded by the exons ATGGGCCTTATGCTGCGACGCAATGAAGAGAAACCTCGCTTTCGCAGCATCGTCCACGCCGTCCAGGCTGGTATATTTGTTGAGAG GATGTACCGACGCACCTCCAATATGGTGGGACTCAGCTACCCCCCTTCTGTCATATCTGTGCTTAAG AATGTTGACAAGTGGTCGTTTGACGTGTTCGCCTTAAATGAGGCCAGCGGGGAGCACGCACTTAAGTTCATATTCTACGAGTTACTCACAAGATACGACCTTATCAGCCGTTTCAAG ATCCCAATCTCTGCGGTGGTGTCATTCGTGGAGGCCCTAGAAGTCGGATACAGCAAACATAAAAACCCCTACCACAACCTGATGCACGCTGCTGATGTCACACAGACTGTCCACTACTTGCTACTTAAGACTGGCATGGTG CATTGGTTGACTGAGCTTGAGATCTTTGCCATGATCTTTGCGGCGGCTGTGCACGACTACGAGCACACGGGGACCACAAACAACTTCCACATTCAGACAAG GTCGGACACAGCTATCCTGTACAATGACCGCTCAGTGTTGGAGAGTCACCACGTCAGCGCAGCCTACCGCCTACTGCAGGATGACGACGAGATGAACATCCTATACAACCTCTCCAAGGATGACTGGAG AGAGCTGCGGGCTCTGGTGGTGGAGATGGTGCTGGCGACAGATATGTCTTGCCACTTTCAGCAGGTTAAGGCCATGAAGAACTTCCTACAACAACCTGAGGG CATTGACAAGCCCAAAGCCCTGTCCCTGCTGCTGCACACAGCAGACATCAGCCACCCTGCCAAAAGCTGGGACCTCCACCACCGCTGGACTACCTCCCTACTGGAGGAATTCTTCAGACAG GGGGACAAAGAAGCAGAGCTTGGCTTGCCGTTCTCTCCACTCTGCGACCGAAAGTCCACAATGGTGGCACAGTCCCAGATCG GGTTCATAGACTTCATCGTGGTGCCCACCTTCACTGTGCTGACGGACATGATGGAACGTATCATCAAGCCGCTCATCGACGAGGCCTCCCATTCAGGTTTTGCCGGCATTAGACGCTCAAG TCTGAACAGCATTAGCTCCGATGAGGCCAAAAGGTACAGTGTGAAGAGCATGGGGTCCGACAGCAGCTCGTCGGGGCAAGGCTCTCTGCCGATGGTGGACCTAAAGAACTTCAAGGCGTTGTGGAATGAAGAGGTTTATcaaaacagagagaggtggaaggCACAGGCCGGTAAAG AGGCTGAGGAGAGAGCTAAAAAGGAAGCTGAGGAGCGAGCCCAGCAGGAAGAGGCTATGGAGCCCCAGGACGTCCACACAGAATCAGAACAGCCTGAACCAAAGGAGGACCAATTGAAGGGGGAGGCACCCGAGTCAGAGGAGGCCAGCAGACCACCAGATGGTAACACAGAGGACACAGAGCAGGAAGCACAGCCTGGGAGCGCTACACTCAAGAATCCTCCACTGCAGAATG GAGAGCTGTCTGAAGGGGCTGAATCTCCAGAGGGTGacgaaaacaacaaaaacaaaggagtcGATG CAGAGGTAGAGATGGAGTAA